One genomic segment of Brassica napus cultivar Da-Ae chromosome A3, Da-Ae, whole genome shotgun sequence includes these proteins:
- the LOC125574990 gene encoding uncharacterized protein LOC125574990 isoform X3 — MGDSVPLKLALPELKYPIGSQPKEKSAINQYSGSDYISIVKSILKPDEMIRVRGSFLGPVMKLSERGLKLSAKIVYAILTRSIVSVKENEGWFHFGAQPMRFSIREFHMMTGLKCSGALEGPRRETERFNWELLKGRSHKLSDVVDQLRNTREDASEERICLAMLILVESILLRKSKGGSFPLEYAKNAQDMTYPWGKEAYIVLLKSIQNAVANHLENKSKFELQGYPLVFLLWILESIPLLRNKFSKCVPTVEVPGPTYLCEKYTEIENPSLDRVLQVEADTKLKVHCILPSIPHDPEDDISMEDKYSDELETVKDVTKKGYKITADDWENRCVDTFDTLDALIQMMANKETGQASTPIDEDSVNEKVNRIITVMEENLKSMKDRMSLLEEENIHLRARVSELEGNSNVFPTNVTQKRSSGTPLSPMSHTQPSSETPLSPMSQQPNLTHEETMIESAASPKSQQNEDYTQSSSETPLSPMSQQPNLTNEDTMNESDDETHALDTQVFSPNLTKEKETETSTGERPSNPNQDGKPDDEIVIESPAAQTQVLQKETLEMNETPSSPISPKSIETQVFTPIQKQQTVTEETYEATQPLTEIISANNKKEDTHAVHYRPSSPLSSLIALVIEENKNALSETETATQYFSTSEGEHSQSSRKNQAEEYLKDTTEPTTELVSTDVSKTQPLTPQTQHLQTSEGDQSDETPSEQNQAEENLKDTTEPTTELVSTYVSKMPPITQQTEHLQTSSIDFSEKNEVEVSRLLAHFQIGAEVEILSTDDEIWYPGKVVDLKLCEGLEELTVEYTTLFTDQHRLQKLQDTITADKIRPATPTSDQKSFEMMDKVEAFYNNGWSSGQISMVLGDNTYSVCLYTSMETILFKHSDLRIHREWKDGVWKMADKVKPDKKRKAAASSQNSGMDNVFLRRSERVPKRSRDTKTPFKSDRNPALTVIPEIIPAVDPFSTPAEHKLSRLQNWMTLKPGMHETSLSINDNKIRKSFFQSMENAKKDLKKEHIDGAFAMLNCRRNENAAWFHNYKIPKACFLPMEFLHCLLSDDLAYKKEKVKGKKIFNDLFKDTVRGKVYPEKTWGEDVDVVYGITLGKKSNVWIGMEIHLKKKRITVYDCFQKESNSIDIPQVKKLAVLISNLLVESSGDEVDKVKMIPFEIEQAQGLPKTKHPFNCGIFLVKILECQSLKIGDMTKINDDNALELRRTLSCEIFNQFVDESFGK; from the exons atgggAGATTCAGTACCTCTAAAACTAGCACTGCCAGAGCTGAAGTATCCTATTGGTTCACAGCCAAAAGAAAAGTCAGCAATCAACCAATACTCTGGTTCAGATTATATCTCTATTGTCAAAAGCATCCTAAAACCAGATGAGATGATAAGAGTCCGAGGATCATTTCTGGGACCTGTAATGAAGCTCAGTGAGAGAGGATTGAAGTTATCAGCAAAGATAGTCTACGCCATTCTCACTAGAAGCATCGTTTCTGTCAAGGAGAATGAAGGCTGGTTCCATTTCGGTGCGCAGCCAATGAGGTTCTCTATAAGAGAATTTCATATGATGACAGGCTTGAAATGTAGTGGTGCATTAGAAGGACCACGAAGGGAAACCGAGAGATTTAATTGGGAATTGCTAAAGGGGCGTAGTCATAAGTTAAGTGACGTGGTGGACCAGCtcagaaacacaagagaagatgcTTCTGAGGAGAGAATATGCCTCGCAATGCTCATCCTGGTAGAGAGCATATTATTGCGGAAGAGCAAAGGAGGGAGTTTTCCTTTGGAATATGCGAAAAATGCACAGGATATGACATATCCATGGGGAAAAGAGGCTTACATTGTGCTCCTGAAGTCAATTCAAAACGCTGTCGCGAATCATTTGGAGAATAAATCCAAATTTGagttgcaaggttatcctctagTATTCCTTCTTTGGATACTAGAGTCGATTCCTTTGCTAAGGAATAAGTTCAGTAAGTGTGTACCAACAGTTGAGGTTCCTGGGCCGACTTACTTGTGTGAAAAATACACTGAGATAGAGAATCCATCACTTGATAGGGTTTTACAGGTTGAAGCTGATACAAAG CTGAAGGTCCATTGCATACTACCTTCTATTCCTCATGATCCAGAAGATGATATCTCCATGGAAGACAAATATAGTGACGAGTTGGaaacagtgaaagatgtaaCAAAGAAAGGGTACAAGATTACAGCCGATGACTGGGAAAATAGGTGTGTAGACACATTTGACACATTGGATGCTCTTATTCAAATGATGGCAAATAAGGAGACTGGCCAAGCTTCTACTCCGATTGATGAGGATTCAGtaaatgaaaaagtgaacaggatCATCACGGTAATGGAGGAGAATCTGAAGAGCATGAAGGATCGAATGTCATTActggaagaagaaaacatacaTCTTAGAGCTCGTGTGTCAGAGTTGGAAGGAAACAGCAATGTTTTTCCCACTAACGTGACACAAAAG CGATCCAGTGGgacacctttatctccaatgtctcacacgcaaccatcgagtgagacacctttatctccaatgtctcaacagcctaatttgacacatgag GAGACAATGATTGAATCAGCTGCATCTCCAAAGTCTCAACAAAATGAG GATTACACGCAATCATCGAGTGAGacgcctttatctccaatgtctcaacagcctaatttgacaaatgag GACACAATGAATGAATCAGATGATGAAACTCATGCCCTTGATACTCAAGTATTCTCTCCTAATCTGACaaaagag AAAGAAACAGAAACGTCTACCGGTGAGAGGCCATCCAATCCTAATCAAGATGGAAAACCAGATGATGAG ATTGTGATTGAGTCACCTGCTGCTCAGACTCAAGTTTTGCAAAAAGAAACACTGGAAATGAATGagacaccttcttctccaatatCTCCAAAGAGTATTGAGACTCAAGTTTTTACTCCAATTCAGAAACAGCAg aCGGTAACAGAGGAAACGTATGAGGCTACACAGCCATTGACTGAGATCATTTCAGCAAACAATAAAAAG GAGGATACACATGCTGTGCATTACAGACCCTCCTCTCCATTGTCTTCACTAATTGCACTAGTtattgaagaaaataagaatgctttg AGTGAGACAGAAACTGCGACCCAATATTTTTCTACAAGTGAAGGAGAGCATTCACAATCAAGCAGAAAGAATCAAGCGGAAGAATATCTCAAGGATACTACAGAACCTACTACTGAGCTAGTTTCCACAGATGTTTCGAAGACACAGCCTCTTACTCCGCAAACACAGCACCTTCAGACAAGTGAGGGAGATCAATCCGATGAGACACCATCAGAGCAGAATCAAGCAGAAGAAAATCTCAAGGATACTACAGAACCTACTACTGAGCTAGTTTCCACATATGTTTCGAAGATGCCGCCTATTACTCAGCAAACAGAGCATCTTCAGACAAGTTCTAtagatttttcagaaaaaaacgaG GTTGAAGTAAGCAGGCTTCTAGCTCACTTTCAAATAGGCGCAGAGGTTGAAATTTTGTCTACTGATGACGAAATATGGTATCCAGGAAAGGTTGTTGATCTTAAACTGTGTGAAGGACTAGAGGAGCTGACAGTTGAGTACACGACACTCTTCACAGACCAACATAGACTTCAGAAACTTCAGGATACTATCACGGCTGACAAAATACGTCCTGCAACACCAACTAGTGACCAAAAATCCTTTGAGATGATGGATAAGGTAGAAGCCTTCTACAACAATGGCTGGAGCAGCGGACAAATTAGCATGGTACTTGGTGATAACACATACTCGGTGTGTCTCTATACTTCTATGGAAACTATTCTATTCAAACATTCAGATTTGCGAATTCATAGAGAATGGAAAGATGGAGTCTGGAAGATGGCAGATAAG GTGAAGCCTGATAAGAAAAGGAAAGCTGCTGCCTCATCACAAAATTCAGGAATGgataatgttttcctaagaagGAGCGAGAGGGTGCCTAAACGATCTAGAGACACAAAAACTCCATTCAAGTCTGACAGAAATCCGGCTTTAACTGTAATACCTGAGATTATACCTGCAGTTGATCCGTTTTCAACTCCTGCGGAACATAAGCTTTCAAGGCTTCAAAATTGGATGACATTAAAGCCCGGCATGCATGAAAC GTCCCTATCAATCAATGATAATAAGATAAGGAAATCTTTCTTTCAAAGCATGGAAAATGCAAAAAAGGACCTTAAGAAAGAG cacatTGATGGAGCCTTTGCAATGCTAAATTGCAGAAGAAATGAGAATGCTGCTTGGTTCCACAACTACAAGATTCCAAAGGCGTGCTTCCTACCTATGGAGTTCTTGCATTGCTTGCTCTCTGATGATTTGGCttacaagaaagaaaaggtcaaaggtaaaaagattttcaacgatttatttaaagatactGTGAGAGGGAAGGTATATCCAGAGAAGACATGGGGAGAAGATGTTGATGTTGTGTATGGGATTACTCTTGGAAAAAAAAGCAATGTCTGGATTGGGATGGAAattcatttgaagaagaaaagaatcacaGTATATGATTGTTTTCAAAAGGAAAGCAACAGCATTGATATTCCTCAAGTGAAAAAGTTGGCAG TGTTGATTTCTAATCTGCTGGTGGAATCTTCTGGTGATGAGGTAGATAAGGTGAAGATGATTCCATTTGAGATTGAGCAGGCACAAGGTTTACCCAAGACAAAACATCCTTTCAACTGTGGGATATTTCTTGTCAAGATTCTGGAGTGCCAGTCATTGAAGATAGGAGACATGACAAAGATTAATGATGACAATGCATTGGAGCTAAGGAGAACCTTGTCTTGTGAGATCTTCAACCAATTTGTGGATGAGAGCTTTGGGAAATGA